CTGTCCTTCTCAAAACACCGGACAAAGCCGTGGCCTTGGTGGAAGCAGTTCGAAAAGCTGTGTCCATTCCTGTTTTTGTCAAATTCCGCACCGGCTGGTCCAAGGATATCGGTCCGGCAGTGGCTCTGGCCAAAAAGCTTGAAACAGCAGGAGCTGATTGCCTTGTCTTCCACCCGCGAGTGGCCCCGGACAAGCGCACCCGCCCCCCCGTGATTGACAACATCCGCTTCATCAAGGAAGCGGTTTCAATTCCAGTCTTAGGCAATGGCAATGTGACAACCCCGCAGAGCTGCCGGAATATGCTGGATACAACAGGCTGCGACGGAGTCTCCATAGGCCGTATGGCTATAGCGCGCCCATGGCTCTTTGCACAGTGGACAGAAGGCTACACGCCCGGTGACACAATTTTTGAGGATTACATCCTGCGTATGGCAACAGCATTGGAGCAGGAATTTGATCCTGTCCGGGCAATCAAACGATTTCGGATGTTCATGCCTTATTTTGCAGCCAACTTCCGATTTGGGCACAGCCTGCTGGCCACATTTTCCACGGCGAAAACCATAGAGGATGTCCGCCGATTGACCAAAGAACACATCAGGCCGGACATGCTTTTGAGCCAGTCTCCCAATATGAATTTGTACAATCTTTAAACCAGAAGACCTCACTTATAAAGCGGTAACTTCATAACCGCTACAGCACCTCCACCGGGCGGGGATAAAAATTCAAGGCTGCCGTTATTCTTTTTGATTATGCTTGAGGAAATGGAAAGGCCAAGCCCGGTCCCGCCACTGTCACGTTTGGTGGTAAAAAACGGGTCCTCGATATGACGCAGATTCTCTTCCGGGATGCCGTGTCCATTATCTTTTACGATGATCATGGCCTGCGCATCTTTATTGTTCTCATCCCGCTCCGTGTTCACAGAGATGGATAAATGGCTGTCTTCCTCTGACATAGCCTCGCAACTGTTGACTATGAGGTTCATAAGCACCTGAATGAGCCGCTGCGGGTTACCTTCCACCACCGGACCCTTTTCAGGTAGCGTAAGTTCGAAATGACGAACAGACTTTTTGATCTTATGCCGCACAAAGGTCAAAGCCCCGCGCACTATATTGTTGAGCTCCACAAGCTCGCGGGCATCTTCACTGTCCTGCCTTGAATAGTCCTTAAGCTGGGAGACTATGTCCTTGATGCGCCCCGCTCCTTCAATCATTTCGCCTAGCAGGTAAGGAAACTGTTCGCGCAATTCGGAATATTCCAACCCTCCAAGAACAAAATCACCGTGCTCGTCACTGTATTCATCAAGAATCTCCTGCGCATCATTCCAGACATCACGCAATGTGGGCAGATTCAAGGTCAGGTAGCTGTTGGGATTATTGATTTCGTGGGCCACCCCGGCCACAAGAACGCCGAGCGAGGCCATTTTCTCAGCCTGCACCATCTGCTGGCGGCGGCGGTCATTTTCCTTTCGCGTAGAAATATCGGTGAGCTTGCCCTCCACATAAAGGGTGTGCCCTTCTTCATCTTTTTCGCAGCGGGCATTGAATTCAACCCAGATGGATGTGCCGTCCTTACGGAACATGCGCGTCTCGAAGTCCTTGACCAGCTCCTGATCGCGCAGGATAGCCATGACCGTATCCCGCTCAACCGGGTCGCAATAAAGCTGACTGCTGATGTCGAGGATAGACTCCATGAGATCTTCCGGGCTGGCATACCCCAGAATTCGAGCCATCTCCTGATTGGCCTCTATGAATCTTCCTTTTGCCGTAGAGCGGAAAATTCCTTCGAGAGCCTTGTCAAAAATTGCCCGGTACTTACGGCCCTCCTCTTCTATTTCGCTCCATTCGGTAATGTCATGGGCTGCCACCGATCCGGCAACGATCACCCCATTTTCAAAAACCGGAACATAGGTATTTTCATAGAAACGGGTTTCACCTTTGCGACGCTTATATTCCCTTTTCAGGATATACGACTCGCCTCTTAGAACCCGGTCAAAATGGCCCCGTGCGGACTCACGGTCCTGATCATTGGGAAATATATCCAGAATATTCATTCCGGGCCGGATGGTCACACCCCAATTGTGCTTGATGAATTCAAAATGGGCCTGATTGTAGGTTATGTAACGATACTGCGGATCAAATGAAAACTGCATCAAATTGCGAGGGGCATCAATGAGTGTCCGCAACTGCTTTATTTCTTTACGTAAACGGCTGTTCTGCTCTGCGAGAAGACTGATCTTTTCCTTTAAGTGCTTTGTCTCTGACCCCATAATGAATCCGTCAGTTATCGTTATTTTCCCGTTTCATATTATTCAGCCTCTTATTCAAGGCCTGCCGGGAAATTCCAAGGCTCTCGGCTGCTACGGACTGGCTGTTGTCAGCACGGCGCATAGCTTCAAGGGTCAATTCCTCACACGCTTCCTTTAGAGTGGGCAATACGGCCCCGAATGCAATTTTCTGCCCTGCCGGAACAGGCTGGGAAGGATCAGCAGCCACAGAGGAGACTTTCCCAATATGCCTTTGCAACCGTTCAATGTTCAGGCTCTTACCCTCGGTACAGCTGACCGCATCCATAATCAGAAATTGGAGTTCACGCACATTGCCGGGGAAATTATAACCCATGAGCAGATTGATCAACTCCGCAGGCACATCTGGTCTGGAGCGTTTTTCGGCTTTACAATACTCGTTTATAAAATGATCCACCAACAACGGCAGATCTTCCCTGCGTTCCCGCAGTGGCGGAATGTGAATGTGGTGGGCTTTGAGCCTGTAATAAAGATCGCTACGGAACTTGTCGCTCTCGTTCAGTTCTTCGGGATCGATGTTGGTGGCGGCGATGATACGGGCATCGGTCTTGCGGGTCAGGTCCGAGCCGATAGCCATGTATTCCCGTTCCTGAACCAACCTCAACAATTTCAACTGCGAAGCATGGGCCAAGTCTCCTATTTCATCGAGGAAAAGGGTTCCCCCCGCGGCATTGACCACCAATCCCGGACGGGCCTTATCCGCCCCGGTAAAGGCTCCTTTCTTATGTCCGAAAAGGGTATCGGCAAAGATATTATCATCAAGTCCGGCCACGTTGACCGGAACAAATTCCCCGGCACGTCCGCTGGCTTTATGCACGGCACTGGCCACTAGTTCCTTGCCCACCCCGGATTCCCCGGTAATCAACACCGGTTGGGACGATTCGGCAATGGCCTCGATGTATTTGAAGATGGAACGCATGGCCGCGTTTGCAGTGACTATATTCTCAAAAATTTCAGGAAGTTCTAGACGATCATCAAAAAACCGGGAACGCAGGGTGGTGTTTTCCCTTTTAAGCTCCCTGATTTGAATCGCGTGTCTGATCCCCGAAACCAACGAACTTTTATCGTAAGTTTTGACGAAGAAATCAAAGGCCCCCAGCTTGACACACTGCACAGCAGTTTCAACCTGACTCATGCCGGTTATAACCAGAATGGGGATATCCGCATGTTTTGAGGTGACCAGTCTGATCAAATCTTCCCCTGAAACATGAGGCATAGCTAGATCTGCCGCAATAACTTCCACTTCAGTGGTTTCAAGGATTGATTCCACTTCGCGGCTGTCGTTACAGCACAAGATATTGTTTATGCCCGCAGACTTGAGGGCAAGAGAGAAGGAGCGGGTCCATGTTTCCTCGTCATCAACAAGGAGCACAGGATTTTTAGGAAATAAGGTTTTGTTCATCCAGATGCCTCCGGCGGCTCTCCGAGGGGCACCCTGCCGGGGGCCGCCTCCAGCGGGGCCAAAGAACCCTTTAAAAAGGGTTCTCTGGACTCTCCCAAACTTTTTTAATAGGGCTTCGCCGCTTTGGATGCTAAATTGTCGTTGGTAAAATGTTATTTAATATTTATCTAATATTACT
This window of the Desulfovibrio sp. JC022 genome carries:
- a CDS encoding tRNA-dihydrouridine synthase; its protein translation is MSESIHTHCPKLAAQLSTPITIGGKTIPNRLWLAPMAGLTHSAFRQVLAHYGSCGLAFTEMCNAKAVPTENPRISPVFRWHEWELPSLVCQLVGATPVELVIAAKRVEREGFFGVDINMGCSARGMIKREAGAVLLKTPDKAVALVEAVRKAVSIPVFVKFRTGWSKDIGPAVALAKKLETAGADCLVFHPRVAPDKRTRPPVIDNIRFIKEAVSIPVLGNGNVTTPQSCRNMLDTTGCDGVSIGRMAIARPWLFAQWTEGYTPGDTIFEDYILRMATALEQEFDPVRAIKRFRMFMPYFAANFRFGHSLLATFSTAKTIEDVRRLTKEHIRPDMLLSQSPNMNLYNL
- a CDS encoding PAS domain-containing sensor histidine kinase, whose translation is MGSETKHLKEKISLLAEQNSRLRKEIKQLRTLIDAPRNLMQFSFDPQYRYITYNQAHFEFIKHNWGVTIRPGMNILDIFPNDQDRESARGHFDRVLRGESYILKREYKRRKGETRFYENTYVPVFENGVIVAGSVAAHDITEWSEIEEEGRKYRAIFDKALEGIFRSTAKGRFIEANQEMARILGYASPEDLMESILDISSQLYCDPVERDTVMAILRDQELVKDFETRMFRKDGTSIWVEFNARCEKDEEGHTLYVEGKLTDISTRKENDRRRQQMVQAEKMASLGVLVAGVAHEINNPNSYLTLNLPTLRDVWNDAQEILDEYSDEHGDFVLGGLEYSELREQFPYLLGEMIEGAGRIKDIVSQLKDYSRQDSEDARELVELNNIVRGALTFVRHKIKKSVRHFELTLPEKGPVVEGNPQRLIQVLMNLIVNSCEAMSEEDSHLSISVNTERDENNKDAQAMIIVKDNGHGIPEENLRHIEDPFFTTKRDSGGTGLGLSISSSIIKKNNGSLEFLSPPGGGAVAVMKLPLYK
- a CDS encoding sigma-54 dependent transcriptional regulator — encoded protein: MNKTLFPKNPVLLVDDEETWTRSFSLALKSAGINNILCCNDSREVESILETTEVEVIAADLAMPHVSGEDLIRLVTSKHADIPILVITGMSQVETAVQCVKLGAFDFFVKTYDKSSLVSGIRHAIQIRELKRENTTLRSRFFDDRLELPEIFENIVTANAAMRSIFKYIEAIAESSQPVLITGESGVGKELVASAVHKASGRAGEFVPVNVAGLDDNIFADTLFGHKKGAFTGADKARPGLVVNAAGGTLFLDEIGDLAHASQLKLLRLVQEREYMAIGSDLTRKTDARIIAATNIDPEELNESDKFRSDLYYRLKAHHIHIPPLRERREDLPLLVDHFINEYCKAEKRSRPDVPAELINLLMGYNFPGNVRELQFLIMDAVSCTEGKSLNIERLQRHIGKVSSVAADPSQPVPAGQKIAFGAVLPTLKEACEELTLEAMRRADNSQSVAAESLGISRQALNKRLNNMKRENNDN